Within Acidobacteriota bacterium, the genomic segment GTCGCGATGCTGCCGGTACTCATCCGGAATCTGCGATCGGAGCCGCTCCACGGTCGCCGAGGCGTCGCGCATCCCGCGGATGAACGCCTGCACGCGCGCGCTCGTGATCCCGTTGAAGTCGTAGCCGACCGACACGTCGTAGATCGTTTCGCCGAAGCCGGGCGCGAGCGCCAGCTGGCCGCTCGCCGCCAGCATCCGCACGAGCATCGCGGCCTTCACGTACTCTTCGAGTGACTGCTGCAGCTGGAGTTCCTGGGACCACTCGATGTTGAAGCCCACCGTCTGCATGTCGATGCAGGGGCGCGCAATGGTCAGCCGGTCGTTCGCCTGGACGGTCTTCAGCTCGATGATCCGCCCGCCGGCCAGCCAGGACAGCACGATGTTCTGCGCGAGCTGCGACTGCGGGCCCGCGGCGGGCCCGAAGGGCGACGCCGCGCGACGGCCGTGAAACCGAACGCTGAAATCTCGTGACGGGTCACCGAGGACGAAGCTGCGCGCCGGCAGGTCGAAGATCGCGTGGCGGTGCTGCAGTTCGCGAAACGCGCGGCGGACGAGGGCGGGAAACGGGTATGGCGTCAAGACCGCCATGACGAACCGCAGGCTCTGATGCGGCGTCCGAGGACCGGAACAACCGGTCCCCGGAACGCGCGACGGCTAGACGTTCTCTTTCTTGTGGCAGTCAGCGCACTTGGCCGGCACTTTCTTCCCGGCCGCGGCCTGCTTCACGTGGCAGTCCACGCAGGTGCCCTTCTTGGCCATCGGATCGTGGAACGCGGCGCGGGCGGCGGTCTTCATCGGCGCCGTGGCCGTCTTCCCGGTATGGCAGTCCTGGCACTTCTGCTGCTTCGCCTTCAGCGGCTTCTCGGTCTTCGACGCATGATGGCAGGTGTCGCACTTGTCTCCGACCAACGCCTGGTGGGCCTTGTGGTCGAACTTGACGCCGCCCTGCGGGTTGCCCTTCAGAATCACGACCCCGGGCGCTTTCGGCTCCTGGGCCGCGACGCTGACGGTGAACGCGCCGGCGAACGCGACGGCGGCACCGAGCAGGAGGAATCGTATTGCACGTGTCATGTAGGTGGCTCTCCTGGTTGAAAGGGCCGACTGCCGGGTTACCGGCAGATCCCGACCCGTACGACCCAAGGCTTCAACTGCCGTGCCCATGCCGCTGCCGGGGTCGCGGCGCGAGGCGCGACCGGATTCTAGCCACAAACGCCGCGAGTACCAAGCGCGGCCGATGCCGGCGTCCACGCGTGCCGCCGGAATTGCGGAGATCGGCCGAACCCGTTGACGCCCGGGGGCTCAGGCGGTCGCGGTGGCGCGCGACGCCCGGTACCACTCCAGCGTGCGCCGCAGCCCTTCCTCGAACGGCACGATGGGCCGGTAGCCGAGGATGTCCTGCGCCTTGCTGATGTCGGCCTGCGAGTCCTTCACGTCGCCCGGGCGCGGCTCGGCATAGACGGGTTCCACCTCGGCCCCCGTCAGATCCCGGATCGCCCGGAACAGCTGATTGAGCGACACCCGGCCTCCGGTCGCCACGTTGAGCACTTCCCCGCGCGCGGCCGGCGCCGTGCAGGCGCGAAGCACGCCGTCCACCACGTTGGCCACGTAGGTGAAATCGCGCGTGTGCTCGCCGTCGCCATAGATGGTCGGCGCCCGCCCGTCGACCAGGGCGCTCACGAAGAGCGAAATGACGCCGGAGTACGGCGATGAGGGGTCCTGCCGCGGGCCGAACACGTTGAAATACCGGATCGTCACGGTCTCCAGGCCATACAGGCGCGTGAACTGCTGCATGTACAGCTCACCCACCAGTTTCTGCAGCGCGTAGGGCGACAGCGGACCGGTGGGCATGTCCTCGCGCTTGGGCAGGGTGGGCGTGTCGCCGTACGCCGAAGACGAACCGGCATAGACGACACGGCGCACGCGCGCGTCGCGCGCGGCGACGAGGAGGTTCAGCGTGGCGTCGATGTTCGCCCGGTTGGACGCGATCGGATCGGCGATCGACCGCGGCACGGAGGGAATCGCGGCCTGGTGCAGCACGAACTCGCACCCCTCCACCGCGCGGCGGGCCACCTCGAGGTCCGCAAGGTCCCCCTCGATGAACTCGACATCGCCGCCAAGGTGCGCGAGGTTCGAGCGCTTGCCGGTGGCGAGGTTGTCCACCACGCGCACGCGGTCGCCCCGGCGCACGAGCGCCTCGGCGAGGTGCGATCCAATGAAGCCGGCGCCGCCGGTCACGAGGAAATGTGCCATCGGAAATCAACCAAGCAATAACCGTGCTCTCTACGACGCGGGGAACCCGCTCGCGGGCAATCCTCTCACGATCCTGAGCGCGTTGCCGTAATACAGCTTCTTCAACACGGCGTCCGGCAGGTCCATCCCGTAGAGCTTCCAGAACGCGTGGTAATCCCGGTAATAGTCGAAGTACTCGTCCGCCGTCTCGAACGTCCGCCAGTAGTAGGGGTACTCGTCCGGCTGGAAGCTGTCCTTTCCGAACAGGATCCGATCCTGGTATTTCACGAAGAACGCGCGCGCGGTTCGCGGCTGCCGGCCGAGCTCGGCCAGGATCGCCGCGACCTCGGTGTGCACGTTCGGCAGCCGGTCCAGCAGCGCGCCGAGCCGAGCGAGATCGTTGGCGTGATACGCCATGTGCGCCGTGATGAACGTGGTCTTCGGGTGGCGCGCGAACATGCGATCGCGCTCCGCCATCAGCTCCTCGGAGCGGACGCCTTCCTGATGCCGTCTCGAGGGGAACAGGGCCAGCTCGAGCCACCGCTCGTTCGTGAAATCGATCGGGTCGAAGAACGCCTGCGGCTCCGCGGTGTGGATCAGGACGGGCACGTTCAGCCGCGCACAGGTCTCCCAGATGGGATCCAGCTCGGGGTCGTCGAGCGGATCGCGGCTGCCGTCGGCGCGCTTCACGAACATGCCCAGGTCCTTGTAGATCTTGAGTCCGAGCGCACCCGCCCTGATGTCGGCTTCGAGTTGCCTGGCGGCCTTCTGCCCGAAACCCGGACCGACACCCCCGCTGAAATCGACGTTCGCAAAGAGCACCATGCGATCGGCGTGCGGGCTGGTGCGGATCGCGTCGAGACCCTGCCGCAACCGCTCGCCCGAGCCGCCGCTCAGATTGACGAGGACGCGCAGGTTCTGCTGGTCCATCGCCGCGACGACGCGGTCGAAGTCTGCCGGCGCGATGGGCGTGCGCTGGTGGCTGTGGATGTCGATGACCGGAAACTTCGCGCGGGGGCGCGGATGCCCGGGGACGACGAGCGTCGATTTCGGCTTGTACTCGCGGATGCTCGGCGGCGGCCACTCCGGTGTCTGTCCCTGCCCGGGACGCGGCCGAGCCTGGCCGGCCGCCGGTGGCTGCTGGGCGAGCGCCGCGGTCGTGGCCAGCGCCGCCATCGTCGCGATGAGGGTCCTCCGCCGCATCGAACCTCCTGGAAAGAAAAAGCGCGGCCCCGGAGGACCGCGCCAGAGATGTTACCTGAAACCGGGACCGATCGCCGCCGGTCTGAAGACCGGCGACGACACGCTATTGAACGGTAAGAATGCCTTTCATGCCCGCGGCCCAGTGCCCCGGGAACGAGCAGACGTACGGATAAGCCCCCGCCACTTTCGGCGCGGTCAACGTCACTTCCACTTTCTCCCCGGCGCCCGCCAGCGCCGTCGCGGCGAGGACGTTCGCCTTCTGGGCCGGCGCGATGAAGCCCGTGTCGCGGGCGAGCGCACTGGCGTTGATGAACGCCGGCTGATCGACGTTCTTCTTCAGCAGGATCCAGTTGTGGGCCATCACCATCTTCGGCATGTTGCCGGCGACGACCAGCACGATGCGAATCCGCTCGCCCGGTTTCGCCGTGATGCTGGTGACGCTGAACTTCATGTCGTCGGTGCCCTTGATCTCAATGGTGCGCGGCTGCTGTGCCGCAGCCAGGGTGGGGAGCGCCAGCAGCGCGAGCCCCGCGAGTGCCATACGAATACGCATCAACATTCCCCCTGCGTGATTAATGTCCGCCGTGAACGCTCGCGGCGGTGACCGCCGGCGACATCGTGCCCGCGACGAGCTTGCCCATGGCGCCCTTCATCGCGTCGGCGAACTCGTGGTCGACCAGGATGTAATTCCCCGGCTCGGGCACGATGTACTCCAGCACGGCGCCGTTGCTGGCGCCGAGCAGCACCGTCTGCATGCCGCGCGACTCGTTCTTCACGCCCCCCTCGTAGAACACGCGATCGAAGATCGCCCCGATGACGTGCATGCTGGAGGTATCGCTCGGCCCGACGTTGTGCACATAGTACCGCACGCGGTCGCCGACATCAGCCTTCAGCGGCCTGGTCATCATCGAGTCGCGGTGCCCGTTGAACACCACGAGCGAGGGCTGCTTGTTCATCGCCGCCTGGTAGTCGAGCACGTGCAGACCGCCGGGCCCTTCCTTCAGATACAGCTCGGACTGGACGATGACGTACTCCGCGTCCACGTCCGCGTCCGACGGGTAGCCGTCCTTCGGCGACACGATGACCACGCCGTACTGGCCCATGGCCGCGTGCTGCAGCACGGGAGGCGCGCCGCAGTGATACGTGAAGACGCCCGGGTAGTTCGCCACCCATTCCATCTGGATCGTCTCGCCCGCCTGGATCACGCGCCACTTGTCGCCGGGCGACACGGTGCCGGCGTGAAAATCCATCGAATGCGGCATGGGCATCACGCCGGGCTCACCGGTGCGGCCGGACTCGGCGAGCTGCTCGTAGAAGGGCGCGGTCGCGTCCTTCGCGGGCCGGCTCACCTTGACCGCTTCGGCGGACCGGTTCTTCATCGTGAAGACGACACGGTCCCCCTCGCGCACGTGGAGGACGGGGCCGGGAACGGTGCCGCCGAACGTCCATGCCTGGTATCTGACGCCGGGCGCCACCTCCACCGTCTGGACGACGACGTCCATCCGCACCTGGTGCCTTCGATTGCCGGGAGGCAGCGGCGCCACGTACGGGGCCATCGTCACGTAGTCGCCGGAGACCGCCGGTCCGTCGTACTGCTCGGTGAAGACCTTCGCCTCCGGCGTGCCGAAGATCTTCCCGTCCACTTCGAAGGTGGGCGCCGGCTGACCGGCGCCCTTCGCATCGAACTGGCGTGCACTTCCGACGGCGAATCCGCTCAAGCCGACCACCGCGGCAATCGCGCCGAGCACGAGAGTCTTCTGCACGATCAGAACTCCCGTTCGAGGCGCATCGCCCGGGGGAAGAGGATGTTGTTCTCGAGATGGATGTGCACGTGCAGGTCACGCTCGAATTCCGCGAGGCCGCTGTAGAGGCCGCGGAACGTGTTGCACGCCCACTCCGGGACTTCGTACCCGCCGGTGAGCGCGCGCAGCGTCTCGAGCGCCTGTCCGGCCTGCTCGTGCTCCTGCTCCATCACCGAGATCGGCATGTGCAGCGCGCCGAGCGGGAACCGCGTGCGCGGGCCGCGCCCTTCGATCTTCGCCGCCTCGAGCTCCTTCACGGTCGGGAAGAGGATCGCCTCCTCCTTGCCCATGTGGCTCTGCAGCTCCTCGATGAGCCCCCGCAGCGTCGTGACGAGCGCCGGGAACACCCCCGGCAGCTTGGCGCCGTGGACGTCGTTCACCTTGGCGGCCATCGCATCGAGGCGCGGCATTTCCTGGCGCAGCGTATCGTGGTAACGGGCGACGATATGGTCGGCCAGCTCGCCCAGCGGCGCGTCGGACCAGTCGCGGTCGTCGCGCGGCAGCTCGGCGCCCGCAATGGCCGCGGCAAGCTCGGTGAAATCGACGCGGTGCTCGGCGCAGACCTCCGCGAGGGGCTTCCGGCCGCCGCAGCAGAAATCGATGCCGTAGCGCTGGAACACGCGGATGGACGCCGGCTGGGCGGCAGCCAGTTCGCCGACGAGCGTTTCTGGGGTGATGGACATGTGTGATCTCCTCCTGACAGGTCCAGCGTAGCGGGAGGATGCGGGGGCGTCTTTGCGGTAGCGCAACCACAGGAAAGTTCTGGGTGCGCAGTGCTCGCAGGACCCAGCGCCTTGAACCCAGCACCCAGAAGCCAACTACGCTTCGGCGATCGCAAGCAGGCGGTCGGAATTGCGGATGGTCACGCGCTGGCGGCCGGCGGTGATGATCTGCTGCTCGTCCCAGGACGCCAGCAGCCGGCTGACGGTGAAGAGCGTCGTGCCGGTCATTTCGGCCAGGTCCTGGCGGGACAGCGGGAAGTCGATCTCGACCCCCAACTCCACCTTGCGGCCGCTGCTTTCGGCGAGCTTGAGCAGCGCGCGGGCGACCCGGCGCTCGACGCGCTCGGTCATCAGTTGCCGATGCTGCACCTGCAGCTCGTGAAAACGGCGGGCGAGGAACCGCGCCGTGTTGATGGCAATGTCGGGATACTTCTTCATCAGCCCCTCCATCGCCTTCGCATCCCAGGAGAGCGCGACGCAGTCCTCCACCGCCTCGGCCGTGATGGGGTAGGTTCCCTCACCCAGCGCCGCGACGCCTCCGAACGGCTCGCCGGCCGAGAGGATCATGTGAATGACCTGGTGGCCTTCCGGCGTGAGCTGCGTGATCTTCAGCCGACCCTCGGTGAGCACGTAGAAATGGGTGGCCGGGTCGCTCTCGTGAAAGTAATGGCCGGCGGCGGGAACAACGCGCAACCGGGCGTGCGACAGCACGTCGGCGTGTACTGTCGGTGCGACGCCGGTGAACAGCGGAACGTGGGCGAGAATCGTGGGATCGAGAGGACGCATAGACGGTTTCCGCCGCAGCAGGCCGTAAGCCGAATTTTGTCCGCCTCCACCCGCCCCTGCGCCTCCTTTCGGAGGCGCTTCGGCGGGCTTCGGCGCGACGATCATTCCTCTAGGCGCGCCATCGCTGGCGCGCTCGTGCGACCTACCCGGAGGCTTCGGACGGGCCGTCCTGTAGCGCCTCCCTATTTGGTCTTGCTCCGTGCGGGGTTTTGCCTGCCGTCCCCGTTACCGGAGACGCGGTGCGCTCTTACCGCACCTTTTCACCCTTACCTCGACAAGTGGGACAGTCACACAGGTAAGTGGGACAGTCACACTTTTCTCCGGCGTCTCAGCGAAAAGTGTGACTGTCCCACTTACCTGCAGCTGCCCCACTTGCCGGGGCGGTATTTTTTCTGTGCCACTAATCCTTCAGGTTGCCCTGACCGGGAGTTAGCCGGCGCACTGCCCTGCGGAGTTCGGACTTTCCTCCCCGCCGTCGCGCCCTTGCGGGCGCTTCAGCGCGGCGATCGTCTGGCCTGCTGCGGCGGAAATTGTGAAAGAGCTCAACCATCCGTTTCCTGGCGGATGTTGTACTGCTCGAGCTTCTTGTACAGGTTGCTTCGGGGAGTCCCGATGACCTCCGCGGTCTTCGAGATATTCCACGCGTGCTCGCGGAGCTTCTCAACAAGAAACGCACGTTCGGTGCTCTCCTTGAACTCGCGAAGGGTGCCCGAACGCGCGTCACCTCGAACCTCATTATTATCGCCTGCGGCCCCCCGAGGTTCAAGCCGGACCAAATCGCGCAGGTCCTCCACGTCGACACGATCGTCGGCCATGATCACCACGCGCTCGATCGCGTTCCTGAGCTCCCGGATGTTCCCCTTCCAGCGCTGCTGTTTCAGGAACTCCACGGCCTGCGGCGTGAACTTCGGCGCGCGGCGGTTGTTGTCCCGGCTCAACTGCTCTGCAAAGTGCGACACGAGGGCGGGGATGTCGTCGGCGCGCTCCCGCAGCGGCGGCACCTGGATCGGGATGACGCTGAGGCGGAAATACAGATCTTCGCGAAAGGTCCCCTTCGCAATCTCCTCCTCCAGGTCCTTGTTGGTGGCGGCAATGACGCGCACGTCCACTTTGATCGTCTTCGCGGACCCCAGCCGTTCGACCTCTCCCTCCTGGAGCACGCGAAGCACTTTGGCCTGCGTCTTGGCGCTCATGTCCCCGACCTCGTCGAGGAAGATCGTGCCCTTGTCCGCCTGCTCGAACTTGCCAATCTGCTTGTCGGCGGCGCCGGTGAACGATCCCTTCTCGTGGCCGAACAGCTCGGACTCGATCAGTTCCTCGGGAATCGCGGCGCAGTTCACCTGGACGAACCGCTCTTTCGCGCGCAGGCTGTTCCGGTGGATGGCGCGCGCCACCAGCTCCTTGCCCACGCCGCTCTCGCCGAGGATGAGGACGGTGGCGCCAGTCGGCGCCGCCCGCTTGATTGCGTCCTGCACCTTGCGCAAGGACGGCGCCGCGCCGACCATCTGGTACCGCGATTCGACGCCGCGGACCAGCTCCTGGTTTTCCTGCTTCAGGGAGAACTGCGCCGCGGCGTTCCTGATCGTGACGAGCACCCGCTCGGTGCCGAACGGCTTCTCGATGAAATCGAACGCGCCAAGCTTCGTCGCGTCAACCGCGGTCTGAATCGAGGCGTGGCCGGAGATCATCACGATGGGCACCTGGTCGTTGATCTCGCGGAGGCGCCGCAGCGCCTCGATGCCGTCCATCCCCGGCATCTTCACGTCCAGGAAGACGACGTCAGGGGCCTCCTTCTCGAAGGCGGCGATCCCCTCTTCCGCGAGCGCGGCGACCACGCACTCGTATCCCTCGTATTCGAGGATCATCCGCATGTGGTCGCGGATGCCAGCCTCGTCGTCGATGACCAGGACGCGTGTCTTCATGGAGTGTCGAGCGCGATCGTCACGAGCGACTTCTGGCGGACCGCCGGGTCGTACAGGTACAGCGCCAGGACGTCCCCCGCGCGCGACGACGACACGACGCGGTTGAAATCCTGGACCGAGGCGATCGGCTGGCGGTTGATTTCGATGATGATCTGCCCGCGCCGCAGCTCGGAGCCGAACGCGGGGCCCGCCGGATCGATCCTCGTGACGACGACGCCGCGCAGCCCGCCCGGCATGTCGAGGCGGCGCAGGAACGGCAGGTCCAGCTCCCGGACGAAGAAGCCGATCCGGCGCTCGGGGGTGATGGGCGGGGCCGACCCGACCCGCCTGTCCGCCGGTTCGGTGTCCTCGTCGTCGGCTTCGTTCGGCGGACGCTCGGCGAGCTTCACGAGTACGTCGCGTCCCCGTCCGTCGCGCACGACGTGCAGGCGCGTCGCGGTGCCGGGCGCACGCGCGGAGATCTCGCGAATCAACTGGTCGTTGCTCCAGATGTCGCGGCTGTCCACGGCCGTGATCACGTCGTAGGGCTTGATGCCCGCCCGCTCGCCGGGCGAGTTCGGCTTGAGGTCCTGCACCATCGCGCCTCGATTGACCGTGAGGCCCAGCGAGCGCTGCAGCTCGCTGGTGACGTCGGTCAGCATGACGCCGATGTACCCGCGCGAGACCCGGCCGCGCGTCTTCAGCTGCGGGAGGATGGCGCGCGCCTGGTTGATGGGGACCGCAAAGCCGATGTTGTTGGCGCGCGAGCTGATGGCGGCGTTGATGCCGACCACCTCCCCCCGCGAGTTGATCAGCGGGCCGCCGCTGTTGCCGAAGTTGATCGCAGCGTCCGTCTGGATGTAGTCGTCCAGGCTGCGATCGAAGAGCTTGCGGCCGATGAACGAGACCACGCCGACCGTGACCGAGTGCACGTAGCCGAGCGGATTGCCGATGGCGCACACCCACTCGCCGACCCGCAGCGAGCTGGAGTCACCGAGAGTCGCCGCCGGGAGGCTCGGCGAGGGAGGGATGCGGATCAGCGCCACGTCAATCGCGGGATCGGCGCCGATCAGGTCCGCACGGAACGCGCGGCCGTCGGCCAGCGTGACCACGATGCGCTCCGCGCCGTCCACGAGATGATGGTTCGTCAGGATGTAGCCGTCGCGGTCGATGATGAAGCCGCTGCCCGCCCCCTGGCGCGACTCGGATTCGTCCTGCCGATCCAGCCAGTCGTCCGACTCGCGGCGTCCCGGGCGGGTCGAAGGGCCGCCGACGGCGGATGCATCGATGTTGACGACCGCGGCGTTCGTGCGGTCCGCTACGTCCGCGAAGCTGACGATGGGTGAGGGCGGCGAGGGGATGGCGGCCGCGGGCTCGATCGCGGCCGGCGCGGGCGGCGTGACGACGGCGGGGCGGAAGTCGGACACCACACGCGCCGGCGCAACGGTGCCGGCGGCGATCAATCCCAGCAGGAACGTCACGCTGCCGACGAGCCCCAACGTCACAATCGTGAATTTCTTCACGCTCTCTTCACCTGCGGGCGCCCGGTCCGGACGTCACGCTTTCATTATAAGGGCCTTGAACTCATCCTCGGTCAGCACGGGCACCCCAAGCGCCCGCGCCTTCTCGAGCTTGCTGCCCGCGTCGGCGCCGGCCACGAGGTAGCTCGTCTTCCTGCTCACCGAGCCACTCACCTTGCCGCCGCGCGCCGCGATGGCGGCTTCGGCCTCTTCGCGCGTCATTGCCGCGAGCGTGCCCGTCAGCACCAGGGTCTTGCCGGTGAGGGGGCCGTGCGTGACCGGCGACGACGGCGTGCCGGTCATGTTGACACCCGCCTCGTTCAACGCGCGGACCACCTCGACGTTCCGGGGCTCGTCGAAGAACGCCCGGATGGACCTGGCCACCACCGGACCGATGTCCCGAATGGTCTCGAGCGCCTCGACGGGTGCCCGCTCGATGTCCTCCATCGACGCGAACGATGCGGCGAGCGCCTGCGCGCCACGCTCGCCGACGTGTCGGATGCCGATCCCGTAGACCAGCCGCCACAGCTCGCTGCCGCGGCTCCGATCGATTTGGTCGAGGAGCGTGGCCGCCGACTTCCGGCCCATGCGCTCCAGGTCGATGAGACGCTGCGGGTCATCCTTCAGGTGGTAAAGATCCGCGTAGCTCCGGACGAGGCCGGACTCGACGAGCTGCCGGGCGAGCGACTCGCCGAGCCCCTCGATGTTCATGGCCCGGCGCGACGCAAAGTGCATCAACCCCCGCTGCAGCTTCGCCGGGCAGGATGCGTTCATGCAGCGCCACACCACTTCTTCCGCCTCGCGCCGCAGGTCGGACTGGCACGCCGGACAGGTCCGGGGCATCCGCCAGGGAGTCGAATCGTCGGGCCGCTTCGAGAGAATCGGCGCGACGATCTTGGGGATGACGTCTCCCCCTTTCTCCACGATCACCGTATCGCGCTCCCGGATGTCGCGCCGGGCCACTTCCTGCTCGTTGTGCAAGGTGGCGAGCGAGATGGTCGAGCCCCCCAGTTTCACCGGTTCGAGCACCGCGAACGGCGTGACTGCGCCAGTGCGCCCGACGTTCACCGCGATCGTCTTCAGCAGCGTGGTCGCCTGCTGCGCGGGGAACTTGAAGGCGACGGCCCACCGCGGGAACTTCGAGGTGGCGCCCAGGCGGTCGCGCGCCGCGCGGTCGTTCACCTTCACGACGACGCCATCGGTATCGAAGTCGAGCGCCTGTCGCGCCTCATCCCAGTCGTGCGTGAAGGCGAGCAGTTCGTCGATCCCGCTGCACACGCGCCAGTGCGGCTCGACCGGCAACCGCCAGGCCTGCAGCTGGTGGAGCATGTCGGCGTGCCGCGACGGCGCGGCGGCGGCCGGCCCGGAGGGCACCATCTCGTACACGAACGCCGAGAGCCCGCGCCGGGCGACCTGACGGGGATCGAGGTTCCGCATCGCGCCGGCCGCGGCGTTGCGCGGGTTCGCAAAGAGCGGCTCCTCGTTCGCCTCGCGTTCCCTGTTGATGCGCTCGAACGCCCTGCGCGGCAGGTACACTTCGCCGCGGATTTCCAGCCGCCCCGGCAGGCCGGCCGTGATGGACAGCGGGATCGCGCGGATGACGCGCACGTTGGACGTGACGTCCTCGCCGAACGTCCCGTCGCCGCGGGTCGCCCCGCGCACGAGCGCGCCGTTCTCGTAGGTCAGCGCGATGCCCAGGCCGTCAATCTTCAGCTCGGCCACGTACTCGACCGGTCCGGCCGCGGCCAGGCCGCGACGCACGCGGTCGTCGAACGCGCGCAGTTCCTCTTCGCTGTAGGCGTTGTCGAGCGACAGCATCGGCGCGGCGTGCGCCACGGTCTCGAAGCCCTCGACCGGGCGGCCGCCCACGCGCTGCGTCGGCGAGTCAACGGTGACAAGGTCCGGATGTTCGCGCTCGAGCCGATCGAGCTCGCGCATCAGCGCGTCGAACTCGGCGTCGGCGATCTCGGGGGCCTGCTGGAGGTAATACAGGTCTTCGTGCCTGCGGATCTCGGCCCGAAGCGCGGCGATCCGTTCGGCGGGGTTCACCGGTCCCGTGACAGCACGAAATCGGGCAGCGCCAGCAGGGCCTCGCGTTCGGGCGACGGCGGGAAGACCGAGAGCTGCTGCTTGGCGATGGCGGCAAACTCGGTGGCTTTCTCGTACGCCGCATCCACCGCACGATGCTCGACGAGCAGGCGGCGGATCTCGCGCCAGTCCTCCGGCGCCACGGCCCGCTCGTGCACGGCGCGGCGAACCAGGGCATCCGCCTCCGGCGCGCGCTGGAGCAGGTAGATGATGGGCAGGGTGACCTTGCCCTCGCGCAGATCCCCGCCAATCGGCTTGCCGAGCACGTCCTGTTCGGCCGTGAAGTCCA encodes:
- a CDS encoding multicopper oxidase domain-containing protein, with the translated sequence MAAVVGLSGFAVGSARQFDAKGAGQPAPTFEVDGKIFGTPEAKVFTEQYDGPAVSGDYVTMAPYVAPLPPGNRRHQVRMDVVVQTVEVAPGVRYQAWTFGGTVPGPVLHVREGDRVVFTMKNRSAEAVKVSRPAKDATAPFYEQLAESGRTGEPGVMPMPHSMDFHAGTVSPGDKWRVIQAGETIQMEWVANYPGVFTYHCGAPPVLQHAAMGQYGVVIVSPKDGYPSDADVDAEYVIVQSELYLKEGPGGLHVLDYQAAMNKQPSLVVFNGHRDSMMTRPLKADVGDRVRYYVHNVGPSDTSSMHVIGAIFDRVFYEGGVKNESRGMQTVLLGASNGAVLEYIVPEPGNYILVDHEFADAMKGAMGKLVAGTMSPAVTAASVHGGH
- a CDS encoding sigma-54-dependent Fis family transcriptional regulator; amino-acid sequence: MKTRVLVIDDEAGIRDHMRMILEYEGYECVVAALAEEGIAAFEKEAPDVVFLDVKMPGMDGIEALRRLREINDQVPIVMISGHASIQTAVDATKLGAFDFIEKPFGTERVLVTIRNAAAQFSLKQENQELVRGVESRYQMVGAAPSLRKVQDAIKRAAPTGATVLILGESGVGKELVARAIHRNSLRAKERFVQVNCAAIPEELIESELFGHEKGSFTGAADKQIGKFEQADKGTIFLDEVGDMSAKTQAKVLRVLQEGEVERLGSAKTIKVDVRVIAATNKDLEEEIAKGTFREDLYFRLSVIPIQVPPLRERADDIPALVSHFAEQLSRDNNRRAPKFTPQAVEFLKQQRWKGNIRELRNAIERVVIMADDRVDVEDLRDLVRLEPRGAAGDNNEVRGDARSGTLREFKESTERAFLVEKLREHAWNISKTAEVIGTPRSNLYKKLEQYNIRQETDG
- a CDS encoding trypsin-like peptidase domain-containing protein, with product MKKFTIVTLGLVGSVTFLLGLIAAGTVAPARVVSDFRPAVVTPPAPAAIEPAAAIPSPPSPIVSFADVADRTNAAVVNIDASAVGGPSTRPGRRESDDWLDRQDESESRQGAGSGFIIDRDGYILTNHHLVDGAERIVVTLADGRAFRADLIGADPAIDVALIRIPPSPSLPAATLGDSSSLRVGEWVCAIGNPLGYVHSVTVGVVSFIGRKLFDRSLDDYIQTDAAINFGNSGGPLINSRGEVVGINAAISSRANNIGFAVPINQARAILPQLKTRGRVSRGYIGVMLTDVTSELQRSLGLTVNRGAMVQDLKPNSPGERAGIKPYDVITAVDSRDIWSNDQLIREISARAPGTATRLHVVRDGRGRDVLVKLAERPPNEADDEDTEPADRRVGSAPPITPERRIGFFVRELDLPFLRRLDMPGGLRGVVVTRIDPAGPAFGSELRRGQIIIEINRQPIASVQDFNRVVSSSRAGDVLALYLYDPAVRQKSLVTIALDTP
- a CDS encoding azurin gives rise to the protein MRIRMALAGLALLALPTLAAAQQPRTIEIKGTDDMKFSVTSITAKPGERIRIVLVVAGNMPKMVMAHNWILLKKNVDQPAFINASALARDTGFIAPAQKANVLAATALAGAGEKVEVTLTAPKVAGAYPYVCSFPGHWAAGMKGILTVQ
- a CDS encoding amidohydrolase, which produces MAALATTAALAQQPPAAGQARPRPGQGQTPEWPPPSIREYKPKSTLVVPGHPRPRAKFPVIDIHSHQRTPIAPADFDRVVAAMDQQNLRVLVNLSGGSGERLRQGLDAIRTSPHADRMVLFANVDFSGGVGPGFGQKAARQLEADIRAGALGLKIYKDLGMFVKRADGSRDPLDDPELDPIWETCARLNVPVLIHTAEPQAFFDPIDFTNERWLELALFPSRRHQEGVRSEELMAERDRMFARHPKTTFITAHMAYHANDLARLGALLDRLPNVHTEVAAILAELGRQPRTARAFFVKYQDRILFGKDSFQPDEYPYYWRTFETADEYFDYYRDYHAFWKLYGMDLPDAVLKKLYYGNALRIVRGLPASGFPAS
- a CDS encoding cytochrome c3 family protein; this encodes MTRAIRFLLLGAAVAFAGAFTVSVAAQEPKAPGVVILKGNPQGGVKFDHKAHQALVGDKCDTCHHASKTEKPLKAKQQKCQDCHTGKTATAPMKTAARAAFHDPMAKKGTCVDCHVKQAAAGKKVPAKCADCHKKENV
- a CDS encoding Crp/Fnr family transcriptional regulator, encoding MRPLDPTILAHVPLFTGVAPTVHADVLSHARLRVVPAAGHYFHESDPATHFYVLTEGRLKITQLTPEGHQVIHMILSAGEPFGGVAALGEGTYPITAEAVEDCVALSWDAKAMEGLMKKYPDIAINTARFLARRFHELQVQHRQLMTERVERRVARALLKLAESSGRKVELGVEIDFPLSRQDLAEMTGTTLFTVSRLLASWDEQQIITAGRQRVTIRNSDRLLAIAEA
- a CDS encoding SDR family oxidoreductase, with amino-acid sequence MAHFLVTGGAGFIGSHLAEALVRRGDRVRVVDNLATGKRSNLAHLGGDVEFIEGDLADLEVARRAVEGCEFVLHQAAIPSVPRSIADPIASNRANIDATLNLLVAARDARVRRVVYAGSSSAYGDTPTLPKREDMPTGPLSPYALQKLVGELYMQQFTRLYGLETVTIRYFNVFGPRQDPSSPYSGVISLFVSALVDGRAPTIYGDGEHTRDFTYVANVVDGVLRACTAPAARGEVLNVATGGRVSLNQLFRAIRDLTGAEVEPVYAEPRPGDVKDSQADISKAQDILGYRPIVPFEEGLRRTLEWYRASRATATA
- the ric gene encoding iron-sulfur cluster repair di-iron protein → MSITPETLVGELAAAQPASIRVFQRYGIDFCCGGRKPLAEVCAEHRVDFTELAAAIAGAELPRDDRDWSDAPLGELADHIVARYHDTLRQEMPRLDAMAAKVNDVHGAKLPGVFPALVTTLRGLIEELQSHMGKEEAILFPTVKELEAAKIEGRGPRTRFPLGALHMPISVMEQEHEQAGQALETLRALTGGYEVPEWACNTFRGLYSGLAEFERDLHVHIHLENNILFPRAMRLEREF